A segment of the Juglans regia cultivar Chandler chromosome 15, Walnut 2.0, whole genome shotgun sequence genome:
CGGTTGAGGGCTGTGCTTATTATGGTTGTCTTTTATATTAGATTGTCCAGAAAATAAAGATTAGGATatggattttgatttttaagtaGTCTTGATCTGTTTTCCTCATTTAACGTTCCTTTTCATTTGAAGTTAAATGAAAGAACCGAGGGCACGAGTTTCTGAGATATAGCTAAAACGATGCAGGAACTATAAGAGCCCCAGAGTCACTTGGTTTTGGATAAGACTTTGGCTGCTATTGGGACAGTGTAGTCCACAAAAATAGGACCCTGTAAACAACTTCTCATTTATCCTCAATATAACACGacattatattttagaaaatatccCCGTTGACAAGTTAACACCATCAAATGCCAATGCCAAAATCCTCGAAAACAACATCCTCAGCCAATATAATATGGATGGATGGAGTCCACCTCCCCCATAGCAAAAACATAACATATGTGGCCAAATGCCAATCTTATCGATGGTCTCAGCCAAAATATGCTTGTTctaacaataacaaaatatgttattgttattttatgattttataaaggAATTGTGGAttgttattttatgattttataaaggAATTGTGGAGTGCGAGGACTCGATCTCAGGACATCACTCACTAGAGAATGGGACAAATATCATTAGGTCtgcataaaattattagttGCTAATTGATTGAGACTGCACTAAAGGATGTCAAAGATGAACACAAAACCACAAGGGAACAAGTGTTGGAGAAAAGCCAAAAAGGGAACAAGTGTTGCAAAAAGTTTTGGTGGACTAGATTTTGTTACAAAAAGTCCATTAAGCTAGCGGTTGAGTACTCAATTTTCAGCCTCAATAAACTTTATTCACCAAACCCACCATctacttatcttcatttttgtCATCCGTGTGCGCAGGCATGCCTTTGAGGTGGACCCACTTTACGAAACCCTTGGGATTTATTATTCTGTACTACTCAGAGAAACCGAACCCTTGGATCAAAAGAATTCCTTGTGTGGGTCACTAGTGACTACAGCACACACAGATAGAGCCATCCTCAAAAGGTACATGATTGATCCACTAGAAAATGCAGAAATGCACGTATTCTGCGAGATCGGTCCACACTATGTCCTTAGTCATCTGGATCATAATAATCTTGTTTTCCAAATCCTTCAATCAAAGCGTAGAGCATTTGCATTTATGTCTTTTcctatattttgagaaaaaagttTAGGGTTTTCATTCCAAATCCTCCTCCAGTCGAATCTCTAAAATAGGGATCAACTATTCGGATGATATAGCGGTTCCCCATATTTGAGGATCTACTGTACATTTCAAAATATGATTTCGTGCTTTCCCCGTTGTTGATCCTGTGTCTCATTCTCTTCGACCGTTGGGTCCTATCGTTGTTTTTGCCCCTCCCTCGCATCGTAGCCACCATCAACGGTAGCCTCTCCATTGGAAATCAATACAAGTCCTCATCCCCTCTTGATTTCCTTTGTGGCTGGATTCCCCCATTCTTTCTCACACATACTAATCTGTTCGACTTTCCCCATGGCTGGACTTTGTGAGAATCGGGATCCTCCATGGTTGGCCATCGAGCTTCTTTATCGCATTTCATTTTTGGGGTCCTCTATGGCTGGACTCCGTCATTCTCTCTCACACAAATCCAACATTAAAATTGCTTATCCATCCGTATGCTTTGTAGTGAGATTTGTTCTTGCTTGtgctttttttgaatttttcttacaATTTACATACATGTGCTTAGAGATTGAGATTTGCTATGCATTGATTTGGAGCTATTTGGTGCACTGAATTGCTTCCTACAAAAACCCTTTGCTTTTTACAAGCCTCTATTGTTGGATTGGAATATGCTATTGCTGTGATTTTGGTGATTTGGTGCAATGATTTGTTCTTGCTTGTgttattttcgattttttttttacaatttacatACATGTGCTCAGAGATTGATATTTGCTATACACTAATTTGGGGCTATTTGGTGCATTGAATTgcttactaaaaaaaattttttacaagCCTCTGCCGTTGGATTGAAATTTGCTATTGCTATGATTTTGGTGATTTGGTGCACTAATTTGTTCTTGCTTGTGTtgttttcagttttttcttgcaatttacATGCATGTGCTCAGAGATTGGGATTTGTTATGCACTAATTTAGGACTATTTGGTGCACTGATCTGTGAATTGCTTGCTTGAAAAAACACCCCAGCTTTTTACAAGCATGTGCTGTTGGATTGAGATTTGCTATTGCtgtgattttgtttatttggtgCATTGATCTATTTTTGCTTGTactgtttttggatttttcttgcaatttacAAGCTTGTGCTCAGAGATTGGGATTTGCTTTTACTATGATCTTTTTTTGTGTGCACTGATCTATTCTtgctttctaaaaaaaaaaaaaaaaaaaccctagctttTTACAAATACTCtcataaatgaattaatatgtgggtttgatttttaattaaaaatggatAAAACATCTGTTCGTAGCTTTCTTATTTATTCTTGCTAACTCAAAACCGATTTTTCGATTATGTAAACTATGAggtaattttacaaattattgatggtctgatttttatgaattattatgGTACcatcttatttataaatttcaatactTGTCAACTGTGCAGGCTGAGCAGGCTTACGGGTTTTTTCTGTTGGTATGATCCTAAAATACTAGCATATACTCAAAAGACAATTTACTGATTAAAAACTGAACTTCATAAGATACAAGTCTTAATGGACATCCAAACCATTAGACATCGAGTACAAATTGATTAAGAGAGGCGTAAGAGAAAATTGGAGAAAAAGAgttttattattgtgatttcaattagggctgagcaaaaatctgacaatccgactccgaatccagCTCCACTCCGAttccgctccggctccgacttgtcggagttggagtcggaggttttttcttcttggcagtcggagtcggatccattgatgatccgactccgactccgctccgatccgacttcgatcctccgcctccgcctccgaatCCGCTTCCAACGTCGCCCTCCAACTCCGCCTCctcctccgattttatacatattttataaaatatgtgtttttctatatattaattatttaaattttatacaactatatcttatatagttagttaaattcaataatatactagttaaataatatatttatactataatatatagactaaattgattaataatagtttagtatatgactatatgtaaatatcatactattacaaatttacaatattactaccatataacactaaattactaatgtataaatataatagcatataatactaataactaatgtatatataatatactataaacactaagataaATAATGACatcgacatgtaatattgtaatactaatgtataaacactaatctataaatttataataacatataatactaatgtataataactaaagtattattcatataaattactaatagtctaatagtattaattactatatataaattagtaaaccactttaagcctatatataaatgactatataaattaatgtagtatcaattactaatactatattactatatgatactattaagttattaactatagtgatatactagtattagacattaagtgtactaatacaatcagtgatatagtcagtataatactaatatactaatactattatatagttatactaaattaataatatcactactagtataactaatattaatactaatactaatatactaatactattatatagttatactaaattaaaatcattatagcaaatactaatatataattattctaatcactacaactaattctaatactaatatagactatagttataacttgtagtatcataactatactaaatcactataacttatactaatatattatatagttatactacatcactataacttatactaatatagttatactaaatgactataactataactatatatattatatagtattaatatcactatatagtataatatatagtattaataataactaatagtctaatactaatataactattagtataactaatatcactactagtataactaatattaatactaatactaatatactaatactattatatagttatactaaattaaaatcattatagcaaatactaatatatagttattctaatcactacaactaattctaatactaatatagactatagttaaaacttgtagtatcataactatactaaatcactataacttatactaatatagttatactaaatgactataactataactatatatattatatagtattaataataactaatagtctaatactaatataactattagtataactaatattcatatataataatatatatcatatattttttttatgaatcttcatatatatatataatataaaatagattcatattaattagtatataatgtatattagtatattactatagtaactattcattataaaaatttaaaaaaaaaaaaaaattcattatagCAAAAACGACGCCGTTGGATACCTGGGAGTGGGGTATTGAATTTAGGTCTGCAGTGCAGCCTACGGGTTCCAACTTCAAACTCGCGCCCTCTCTCGAGCGCAGCGCCGCAGCCCTCTCTCGCCAGTTGCCCTCTCTCTCGCGTAGCGCTGCAGCCGGCGCAGCTCTCTCGCACAACTCCTCCCTCTGGCAAAACTCCTCCCTCTCGCGAAGCCCGTCCCTCGCGCAGCCCTCTCGCAGAACCCCTCTCTCGCGTAGCTTCTCCCTCGCACGGCCCTCTCGCAGAGCCCCTCTCTCGCCGTCTCGCGCAACCCTCCTCTCACGCAGGCCGCAGCTCCTCTTGGTAGGTTACCCAAATCCATCTCTGttctttaatcaaaattttgaggttaataatgttgattttttcgaATCTTTGAGGTTGATAATCTATGAGTATGAGATAGGAACATACACTCAATTAATGGCAATGATTAATTTTTGTTGGTTCTATAATTCATTCCTAGCTGTACGAATAGTCTGATGTAGAAGGATTTGAACATGGAAAGCTAAAGACTTTGCAGCTATTCtgattttgatgtgtttaatttcACTCTATAAATGATGGTTTTATTTGTATTAGGCAAACAACATCTTGCTGCCAGTGatttagtaattttatatgtaatttttatatgtaatttttgatGTTGTTTTAGTGCCAGTGGTGTTTTCGTTCATGTTGTTGAATGTTgggtctgattttttttctatttttctgttttagatgagtatatattttctcaaatatatttatgttttagtgaTTGTAAAACATCCACAAGTTGAGTTAATGAGTTTGTATTATGCTTTTGGGGCTGTGTTTGGCTGTTTTAGTGATTGTCTTAACCGtactattttgtttgtttgttgtgtgTTAGTTCTTAAATCATGAATATAGAAGGCAGAAACCTTGTTATTTTTGTTAACTATCAATATGTGAATACCTTGTTATTTTTGGATCTATCATCTCAATCGCTGAAGTCTGAAATATTAAGATGTAATGGAATCTAATTGTTGAAAGAAAATACATACTTGTGCTTATGGCAAAGCAGACAGCCACCAAAGAAACAACTATGTAAGATTTTCCATCTTCCTAAAAAGATGTAATATACAtgctttttatgtttgtttaaatttatttttcatatgatattaaagttgggttgtttttcttactaatattttcattttttttttaggcacaacttgaaagttggaagttggaacatttggaaatttgtaatatttaatatattttggttcatttgttgggcatttagaatattgtaatttggaagcttgtaatttattttattttggtgcatttgaaagtttgtaattaaatatttaaatgttgttggaacatttattttggttggCTCTTAGAacattttggatttcttttttgttagaATGATGTGGATATCAGGATATGGAATCTGGATGatgggagtacatgtaaaaatagaactttctttttaatttttgatgcATGTTATTGTAGTAGTGGTAAGTAtctattattataatagatGTAGATGATTGATGGTAGGTGTGATAtgtggatgtttattgtagtgattagtatttagttggatgtggatatgaGGATATGGATAATGGATGGTGTGGATATCAGTAAGTTTGGCCCTTCGAAACTTTTGTAATGCAggtttttgtttgcatgttcttttagtataatgataacattagattgatattgcatgcatgtccaggtcttctatttagtttagattgtaatattgagaaagttgaaatttgaaagctcacaattttttttttttaaaagtgggtcaaatatgaagttaaaaaagacaaaaaaataaaataaaaaaatccgactccgcttcgacaagtcggagtcggagtcggagcggattatgtacatcgcggagtcggagtcggaggttgggccctccgactccgaaacagtcggtgctcagccctaattTCAATGTCGTGGTTATTTATTttgacaatttatttttaaaaattctgagCAATTTTTTGTTGACATATAATAAGCTTTTGGGTTTGGTGTATAGGCATTTTCAgtgtatataattataacattatttcattcACAACACATGCAATTTGTGTTTTGGGGCTAGTGTGAATGGGTAATAGTAGTACTTGTatgatatttatttgttacaaatACAATAccgttattattatttataccaTTGCAATTCTTGTCATTTATTTATCGGTTACAAATAAAATGctctttgaaaatttgaatattaattatttttaaaatcgtAATAATTTTGTCACTATTCTCGTACTAggataaaaaaatcatcttcatgttcaataattaaatgaatttatgtaGAAGCTAAATTTGCTTAATCtaggaaaaagataaaagatgtAGTAGTTAATATTGTAgatgaaagtgagagaaaaaaaataataaagaaagaatagataaataatattttaatagaaaatttaggataaaatttatgGAATGGTGTATTTGAGTTacaatttaagaaattttataggAATCGGATGTGAATGTCCTTATATGTGTCCAGATCGATCGAATGGTTATGATGACTGATATGTTTTCAATTAGTTGTTTATCTACCTTAGCTTCATATTGTCAAGTTGGAAGTTTTATCGGAGAAGGAACTACCAATTATCTGGAGAACACACAAATATTTTGTGCGGCATAGAAGACGAGACATTTTTCCAGTCATCTAATCCACTCTACCTAACGGCGTGGCCAGAACGCAAGGCACACAGAACAGCATTAGTTTTTGTTCGAACTTACAGTTGCTTGTCTTTTTCAGTTCTGTTATTTGGCTTGTTTTAACTGTTCATATTCCTCTTGGCAACTGTGGTAATATGTTAGACAGAGATTCTGACTTGTCAATCCTTTTTGGATAAAGAGTGGCCACTAGTAATTGGTGGTTGCTGCAGCTCCTAGCATGACAGTTGTGCTGGAATTCTACTTATCAGGAATTTCGTTTCGCGCAGACAAGAAAGTTTGCCCATTGAAAGGTCCATAAACCTGATAAGGCGATAAAGCTGGTGTTTCAAGCCTATAGTCGGAGACGactgactttttttttcctctttttttttttttttttgttgttgttgtataaATGCTACTTTTTTTAGCTCTCTTGGTCATTACAGAATTTGGGTGGCCGTTGTTGCATACATAGCCTGATGGGTTGATGATGGGACTTGGAAGAAATGGGTGGTGGGGTGTTTTGAATTGGGTTCTATGTATAGATGAGTTTAGCGTTAAGAATTTCCCACCAACTATACCTTCATGATAACCCGGTTAAGCCTCCTGGTTGCTGCTTCAATTGCAGCCTTTGCAGTTAGGCAGCTTAATGTCAAAACCTCAAGGTCATCGACCTCAGAAGTTAGGCTTCCAGGTATTTATTTCCGTGAGTTTGCGTGTCTGTGAACAAATGTCACTTATCTAGTTGTTTGTTGCCTATACAATTTCTCtcatgttgttgttgtttcttttttttagtcTGAGAAATATTTGTATAACATTTATGATGATGGCTATCTTAAGGAGGAAATATGTTTTTGTCTTCAGTtttcttgtaaatttttctctcttaaaACTGAAGTCATTTGGTGACAATGGAACTCAGAAAATGGTGAAGCGAACTTTGAACCACATCAGTGTGAGGAGAGAGGCGAAGAGCAGGATGTATATTCTTATGATAGACTCAAAGAGAAGGACGTAAGTACTTCAACTTTAAAAAGATTTCCATCTCTTTTATGGCCATACAAATCTGATTTTGGGTGGTTTGcgttttgtaacttttttctgCAGgggaaggaggaagaggaggaagaagaggtTAAATTAATTAGCAGTGTATTTAACAGAATTCAGGGAAATCCAATTGATATATATGATGAAGAGATTTTGCCTGAATTTGAAGATCTTTTATCTGGGGAGATTGAATTTCCATTTCCTGGTAAGACTATTAATGATGCAGAGATAGACAGGGTATATGAAATCGAGATGGCAAATAATGCAAGTGAATTGGAGCGGTTGCGAAAACTAGTAAATGAATTAGAGGAGAGAGAGGTAAAGCTTGAAGGTGAATTGCTTGAATACTACGGATTGAAAGAGCAGGAATCGGATATTCTTGAGTTACAGAGGCAACTCAAGATCAAGACGGTGGAGATTGACATGCTCAATATCACCATTAACTCTTTGCAAACTGAAAGGAAAAAGCTTCAAGAAGAGATTGCACAGGGAACTTCAGCAAAGAAGGAGCTGGAGGTGGCAAGGAACAGGATCAAGGAATTGCAAAGGCAGATTCAGCTTGAAGCTAACCAGACGAAAGGCCAGTTGCTGTTGCTTAAACAACAAGTTTCAGGTTTGCAGGCAAAAGAGGTAGATGCTGTCAAGAAAGattctgaaattgaaaagaagcTGAAAGCTGTGGAGGAGTTAGAGATCGAAGTTGTAGAGCTtaagaggaaaaacaaagaacTTCAACATGAAAAGCGGGAGTTGACTGTAAAACTTGATGCTGCAGAGGCTAGAATATCAGTCCTCTCCAATATGACAGAGGTCAGAATCATGAtgctctacttttttttttttattctttgcaCTCCTGGGGGTGTTGAAATTAATCTGCTCTTTTACTCGAGAAATAAAACACTGACATGGTTCCTTcttcaaatcatatcaatacATAAATAGATAGCAGATGGTATATTAAGTAATTAGGATATTACCTGTTGCTTAAATAGGTAAACTTTCCTCATCAGCAGTGTCTTAACATCCATTGCTCATACTAAATTAATCATGTAACTTGCCAAACAAGATATCCATGCTATAGTAAACAACAAATTTGATTGTTGAGATCATTAGGTAAATGAAGTGGATATTATAGCTACttgaatattataaaaacatcaCAATATCTCTGAATGGCTGTTGTAATAAGTGCCGACTTTTTTTCAATGGCTAACTTCTTGTTCTTcacaataattagttaattttggAAGATGTTCTAAAGGACAATTTCGAGTGCTTGATATAACGACCTGGTAAACGGACATAGAATGTTTGTAATAATGAATCCAACATGTGTTTTAATATGTGCTGGTACATGTTATGGGTTCAACTCATTCTTTCTGTGCTATGCATCACACTGCAGAGTGAAAGGGTTGCCAAGGCAAGAGAGGAGGTCAATAATCTTAGGCATGCAAATGAAGACCTGCTAAAGCAAGTGGAAGGACTTCAGATGAATAGATTCAGTGAAGTTGAAGAGCTAGTGTATCTTCGTTGGGTCAATGCATGCTTGAGATATGAGCTCCGGAACCATCAGGCACCAGCAGGGAAGACATCGGCTCGTGATCTCAACAAGAGTCTGAGCCCCAAATCTCAAGAGAAGGCTAAACAGCTGATGTTAGAGTATGCAGGATCAGAACGAGGACAAGGAGATACAGATCTTGAAAGCAACTTATCCCACCCTTCCTCCCCCGGAAGTGAGGACTTTGACAGTATTTCTATAGATAGCTCCAGTAGTAGATATAGCAGTCTCCTTAAGAAACCTACCTTAAtccaaaagttgaaaaaatggGGCAAAAGCAAAGATGATTTTAGTGCTCTTTCACCAACATCCAGATCTCTCTCAGGAGGTTCTCCAAGCAGGCGACCAAGGGGTCCATTGGAATCCTTAATGCTAAGGAACGCAGGTGATAGCATGGCTATCACCACTTTTGGCAGGATGGAGCTGGAACCCTACTCTCCTGAAACTCCGACTCTCCCTAGTATTAGAACACGGGTTTCATCAAGTGATTCACTGAATACTGTAGCAACATCATTCCATTTGATGTCTAAATCAGTTGAAGGAGTTGTAGATGAGAAATATCCTGCATATAAAGACAGGCATAAGTTGGCCCTAGAAAGGGAGAAGCAAATTAAAGAGAGGGCTGGGCAAGCAAGAGCAGAGAAGTTTGGTGAcaaatcaaatttaaatctACGTGACCCTACATCCAAGGTTGAAGGACAGAGACCTATAAATTTGCCGCCAAAACTTGCTAAAATAAAGGAGAAGGTGGTTGTATCTGGTGACTCAGGTAACCAAACTAATGACGACAAGACTGATTCTCAGACAATAAGCAAGATGAAACTTGCTGACATAGAGAAAAGGTCTCCTAGGGTGCCTCGGCCACCTCCTAAACCATCTGGAGTTTCTTCTGCCGGTAAAAATCCAAATCCTCCAGGTGGAATACCTACTGCTCCACCGCCCCCGCCTGGTGCCCCACCtccaccgccaccaccacctgGTGGACCACCCAGGCCACCTCCTCCACCTGGAAGCCTACCAAGAGGGGGAGGGAGTGGTGATAAAGTTCACCGGGCTCCTGAACTGGTTGAATTTTATCAGTCATTGATGAAACGAGAGGCAAAGAAGGATACAccatctttattttcttcaacacCGAATGCATCAGATGCCAGGAGTAACATGATTGGGGAGATCGAGAACAGATCATCATTCCTCTTAGCTGTGTGTTAAAATTTCTCTTTgtattcattttcttcttatcTTGAGCATAAAGGTATGGTTTGTTTGTTGAGAAATTTAATAAAGAGTCAAACTGTATGCACTGGATCCAGGTGAAAGCTGATGTGGAAACTCAAGGTGATTTTGTCATGTCATTGGCAACTGAAGTCCGAGCCGCTTCCTTCACCAACATAGAAGATCTTCTGGCTTTTGTAAACTGGCTAGATGAGGAACTCTCTTTCTTGGTATGCTACAAAGTTCTcgttctcttttattttcctttctgaCAGAGATCCTCAAGAACGAACAGAAGGGGACCATAAAAATTCCAAGAAACTACAAAGTGAGCTGTAGCTAAATCACAATTTTTTAGCCTTATGAACACTGCTTTCCAAGATCAGCTCTCATCTTTTCTGACATTCCCACTAAGCAAGCTCCAAATTTTCTCAAGATCCACAACAATGGGAGCATGTATTCAAATTCACCGGGTGAACAGTCTACACATATTTCTCTAGCCGTTGGAGAAATGTTTATCATTAGTTGTTTCTTTCTCTATGTGATAAGGTTGATGAGCGGGCAGTCCTCAAGCACTTCGATTGGCCTGAGGGAAAAGCAGACGCATTAAGAGAGGCGGCTTTTGAATACCAGGACCTCATGAAACTAGAGAAGCGAGTCTCTGCTTTCGACGATGATCCCAAGCTTCCATGTGAAGATGCTCTGAAAAAGATGTACTCATTGCTagaaaagtaagaaaatttGTTCTCATGCATTTATATAGATGACTAGGACGGATACATAGTTATTGATTAATTTCGGGAGAATCATTTGAAAATTCTGTCGTTTCTTGTATGTGGAGAACTTATACCATTCTTTACTTTTTTAGTAGTAGTTTTCCCCAAcatctttaatttgttgtaCAGCTTGACTTGCGAATTGCCATTTACATGGAGCCATATATAATCTTGCATTTTCTCTTGATGTTTTGACAGAGTGGAAACTAGTGTGTATGCCCTCTTACGTACAAGGGACATGGCTATTTCACGATACCGGGAGTTTGGAATTCCAGTCGATTGGCTGTTAGATTCGGGAGTTGTTGGCAAGGTATggtttcaagttttcaactttcaactgaagggaaaaaaaaaaaaaaaaatccgattGCTAGTGCTTCTAAATCAACCTCACTAGAAATACAAAAAGTGCGTGTATCTGCTGCAGACTGCAAATGCCATGAGTTGTATATGCAACAGAATGgtcatatataatttcttccCATTGCAGATAAAGCTATCATCCGTGCAATTGGCGAGAAAGTACATGAAACGAGTAGCATCAGAACTTGATGCATTGAGCGGACCCGAGAAGGAACCGAACAGAGAGTTTTTGGTTCTGCAAGGCGTGCGTTTTGCTTTCCGTGTTCATCAGGTCtgttaatattctatatttGGTTATCCTAACTAATTTGATTTACATTAAAGTTAAAAACAGGTAGCTGAATTAGGAAACATTGTACAAGTGGGGcgggtagtgaggtattctcatatattctaaaaaagtaatgaaaaagtaatgataaaatattgaatagtagtgaataatagtgaaaagtagataaaaagtaataataaaataataagttgtAGTGAGGTAGTCTGAGATACTCTCAGTAGCCAAACTCAGTATTCTGAGAATACTTGAAATTCTCTACGTTTGTCAATATCGCAGCACGCTTTCATTGATGTATTTAGTGTTTGCTAAGATTCCAAATCAATAACAATCTTGTATTTTCTAGGGTGTTTTTACAATGGTGCTTTtcaatatgaaaatctagaacaCATTATGATTATGCGATTTTAACATTGAATTGGTTCCCAGTTTGCGGGAGGTTTTGATGCAGAGAGCATGAAGGCTTTTGAAGAACTTAGAAGCCGTATCCATACACAAGTGGGAGAAGACAATAAGCAGGATACATAAgtctttatttttacttttttcatttgcattttgtaccttcttttcttttggggtTGTATATTTCAACTGTCACTCCATGTTgcagaaaacatctcatatatatatatatattggacatCAAAAGGGGGAAGGGGAATAGAtcatacataatttataaaatctatgaCCATGATCCATTTTAACTTGCATAAGTAGGCATCAAAAGAGCAAGAAAACAATGAAAGTTCAAGTAAATGAACCAAACAACAGGAGTATATCCGTATAACTCATTTATCAGATTGTTGAgctacatatttatatttagaaGAAACTGGACTGGAAGGGAAACAACTTTTGTTAGCAAAAGATTTCATCGGAGTCTCTCAATATGCTCTCCGAATACATCTTCGAGATAGTTTCTTTGTCAAAATCATGCCCCCAATACAGTTTGCGAAGGAATTTGTGTCCACCGAGGGTAGGAAAGTAGTCTTCTCATGCACCTGTCGGTCCAACCCCTCTTGGGTTGGGATTCAAGATATGGATAGATAGTACCATATATTGTGAATAAGAGATGTAGCTGGAGCAGTTGAGAGTTTTACTTGGGACATGATATATATTGCATTTAATGACTTCCCGGTGAGGTATAGACCTCAAAGATCCTGGGACAATCGAATGACGACATGAATTTTGCCAGCAGCTGGCTGGAGGAAAGATACTTTTGTATGATCCTA
Coding sequences within it:
- the LOC109002718 gene encoding protein CHUP1, chloroplastic-like; the encoded protein is MITRLSLLVAASIAAFAVRQLNVKTSRSSTSEVRLPENGEANFEPHQCEERGEEQDVYSYDRLKEKDGKEEEEEEEVKLISSVFNRIQGNPIDIYDEEILPEFEDLLSGEIEFPFPGKTINDAEIDRVYEIEMANNASELERLRKLVNELEEREVKLEGELLEYYGLKEQESDILELQRQLKIKTVEIDMLNITINSLQTERKKLQEEIAQGTSAKKELEVARNRIKELQRQIQLEANQTKGQLLLLKQQVSGLQAKEVDAVKKDSEIEKKLKAVEELEIEVVELKRKNKELQHEKRELTVKLDAAEARISVLSNMTESERVAKAREEVNNLRHANEDLLKQVEGLQMNRFSEVEELVYLRWVNACLRYELRNHQAPAGKTSARDLNKSLSPKSQEKAKQLMLEYAGSERGQGDTDLESNLSHPSSPGSEDFDSISIDSSSSRYSSLLKKPTLIQKLKKWGKSKDDFSALSPTSRSLSGGSPSRRPRGPLESLMLRNAGDSMAITTFGRMELEPYSPETPTLPSIRTRVSSSDSLNTVATSFHLMSKSVEGVVDEKYPAYKDRHKLALEREKQIKERAGQARAEKFGDKSNLNLRDPTSKVEGQRPINLPPKLAKIKEKVVVSGDSGNQTNDDKTDSQTISKMKLADIEKRSPRVPRPPPKPSGVSSAGKNPNPPGGIPTAPPPPPGAPPPPPPPPGGPPRPPPPPGSLPRGGGSGDKVHRAPELVEFYQSLMKREAKKDTPSLFSSTPNASDARSNMIGEIENRSSFLLAVKADVETQGDFVMSLATEVRAASFTNIEDLLAFVNWLDEELSFLVDERAVLKHFDWPEGKADALREAAFEYQDLMKLEKRVSAFDDDPKLPCEDALKKMYSLLEKVETSVYALLRTRDMAISRYREFGIPVDWLLDSGVVGKIKLSSVQLARKYMKRVASELDALSGPEKEPNREFLVLQGVRFAFRVHQFAGGFDAESMKAFEELRSRIHTQVGEDNKQDT